A stretch of the Uranotaenia lowii strain MFRU-FL chromosome 3, ASM2978415v1, whole genome shotgun sequence genome encodes the following:
- the LOC129755820 gene encoding uncharacterized protein LOC129755820 produces the protein MRLIDKICHIVTVPVSPKYLRISTLLIAIYKVLVAHILLFIMLLGLAHAEEMSAILGADIADQKEREEYIYVPTNAKGETMNQLRFKTAANLASVTLCMLYIGTTLATIYVLSCLGLLIGTLRNRHELFIPWMVVDFFGTLICASIMIAVGYNKMAYQLVGKWQYWGFCFVMTSFNLVIWSVVRLFYKNLAHMTKLREVAVVAIPCPAPGSVIPKNCSAAAPYHYRKENMHLSDGGLKHILFDANEANYLV, from the exons ATGCGTTTGATCGATAAAATTTGTCACATTGTCACCGTTCCGGTGTCCCCGAAGTACCTCCGGATCTCGACTCTGCTGATTGCCATCTACAAAGTG CTCGTGGCCCACATCCTGCTGTTCATTATGCTGCTGGGGCTGGCCCATGCCGAGGAGATGAGTGCCATCCTGGGGGCGGACATCGCGGACCAGAAGGAGCGGGAGGAGTATATTTACGTTCCGACCAATGCCAAAGGCGAAACCATGAACCAGCTGCGGTTCAAAACGGCCGCCAATTTGGCTTCGG tCACCCTCTGCATGTTGTACATCGGAACAACTCTGGCCACGATCTATGTGCTGAGCTGTTTGGGGCTGCTGATTGGAACTCTTCGCAATAGGCATGAGCTGTTCATCCCCTGGATGGTGGTGGACTTTTTCGGCACCCTGATCTGTGCCTCGATTATGATCGCCGTTGGCTACAACAAGATGGCTTATCAGCTGGTTGGAAAGTGGCAATATT ggGGCTTCTGTTTCGTGATGACGTCGTTTAATTTGGTAATCTGGTCGGTGGTGCGGCTGTTCTACAAGAATCTGGCCCACATGACCAAGCTGCGGGAGGTAGCTGTCGTCGCAATTCCGTGCCCGGCACCCGGATCGGTAATTCCCAAGAACTGTTCAGCCGCCGCTCCTTACCACTATCGGAAGGAGAATATGCACCTCAGCGATGGGGGTCTCAAACATATTCTGTTCGACGCTAATGAGGCCAACTATCTGGTGTAA